The genome window TCAGAAAGTCAcccaatcaagatctccaggcttggTTAAGTAAACAAATTCTTtgtatgatttttcattgttgattGCCTtgtgcactaattaataaatagtaATTACGTTGTTATATCGGTAACAGCGTGTTTGTATGTTTGCTGTTGCGTGAACTCAGAAGCAGATGATTTTGGccgggtcattttagtgaccataacataGGAATCCTGTATTTTTCATCACCTAGCATCGGACACTTACACAACATTGATTTGAGACTTCAGCTGCAAAAGTGGGCCTGAAGATTAACAACAAAGGGGTGGATGGTTTTTATGCCCGTATGCTAAGAACTTttctgaatgtgcattggaaggaACACATGTCAAATGCAGACCTATGTGGAGATCTTCCAAAAATAAGCCACATAATCAGGGAAAGAAGAGCCTAGCCATTGTTCCAGAAGTGAGGAGCCCGCAttaaaaatggttcattggataccaagcatgggaggcggatACCAGGAACCCAGACCAGGAAGATCTTCTCTGACCTACATAAACATTCTGAAatatgacactggactggaggcagcagacttcaggacagcaatggaggacagaaagttgtggaaagccatcacagttcgaggacaccactcgaattaaacAAGTAAGCAACAGGCATAATCTAATAAGAAATAAttctttgttttgattttcaattCAAAGTTTGAAATATTGTTTTCACATTTCAGCACGCCAGTAACCCCGGTACATAAAAGTATGATGAAGCTATTTATTTTGGGAGCCACTGGACCTACTGGACAGTGCTTGGTAACCCAGGCATTAGATGCTGGTCATGAGGTCACTGCTGTTGTTAGGAACCCAGATAAGATGACGACTACTCATGACAAGCTGAAGGTAACCATATAAATACAAACTGTGTAATTGGTACCCATCGGTTTTAAAGATCATCATTGAAAAGCCTACtccttccaaatgcaacattggatcttcttgaaatgaacataatttattgttttatgacatttaagtcccattcagtgatcccagcgcaagtataaaaaaattaaaattgtttaaaagtcattttgatatttttgaaatgaaaactttggcaaaaaacaaagaaaagagtaGTATTGACGAAACTGAAGCCTCATTCAAATTCATAGCTAATTTACCTACaggcagtatataaattacatactcatgccttattttgtcttaaatacacatttttgttgttgaaccACTAGCATGCTGATTTGATGATGTTTACGATCGTTCGGATGAGCGATGTTAGTATATCGATGGTGGGTTTTCAGTTGAGACGAATGCGCCCAATTAAGTGTATTTTAGCAAAAGTGCTcttgacatactgcagttactgtccgttttcctatacacaatacacagtgctctttcccattgacgcgtgacctctacaaatagccctacgttaaaagtatggggatatgactagttaacgtcgctgtgtgaaaaataaccggccaatattaaaagtactcttctaaagttctagaaaatagagttgtttaacatgtcctaaatgtttagctaatttagatgtttggaaatattcgtactttggagttttagttaatgttataggtaatagtacattgcctagttaacgtcgctgtgtgaaaaataaccggccaatattaaaagtactcttctaaaattctagacaatatagttttgtaacatgtcctaaattttagctaatttaggtgtttggagagggtcgtacttttgtgttttaggagggatatgtaaacgacagataacaccaaaaatatgaagaaattatttccaaaccgtgttaagtcaacaatcattatgttgctcattttcaagaatgctggtttacaaaagcacgccattgtctcatttcgtgaacaaaagtacacataccattatttcctttcgtttcctttataatcggttacccaactgaagctatactacgcaaactttattgcgatatcgcacatgaaaacagtcacatgtgcacagccagagaagatccgatttaatcagttgagctgtttcaatgagtgttatcttggtttaatagcttttaatggggttaagtcctgcaaaggtcgagatgaattctactgtagacatgactgcatcatgaaatttGGTATACTGATGGTAGCAAAGACAGCAAAACGTAGGTATAGAGAAATTCAGCATCAGAAAGTCTGTATGGCACACCCCGTATAATGTTTTTGAAGAACCCCAATCCGTCCACGGACATCACACATTTTACGGATCCTCGTATGTTGCATTTTGGTGTGCCAGTCATGTCCAtcggaaactgatgggtaccaacaATTTTATACAACCTATGGCGTTTATTAGCGATAATAGAACCTGAACTGTATGCCCCTTGCCTAGCTATTTCGAGCTTTCAACGGGTGCTAATTCCTCAAAAGCTATAGCTACCGCTATGTGTATGGATTTTATAGAGACTCATTTCAGAGGCATACTTCCAGTGCTGTAATTCCAACGACTTTTATTCCGAAGGGCAATAGTATGAAgtactccccagcaaacacaaaacgttttcgacatcattcgcaaaggttataaaaggttgtcagaaaacgtataaatgtcgggttatataaagggtatattaagagtataaaacgtttttataaccttacaaaacattttttgataatctactgctcagcaaacaaaaatgttttacagaaaacgtttaaatgtcgggttatataaagggtataaaaacattttaataacactccaaaaacattcttgaaaacttgatacaaaatattctaaacagaatgttattttggggttgaaaaaatattttgcgaaaaatgtttgcccaaaatatttgcaataacgttttaaaaacgtgttcatgacctttatataacccgacatttaaatgttattaaaaaggtttcgaaaatatcatttttttaacatttctgtgtttgctgggttcaaatattttaacataatgttatttaagtattggcaaaatatttgacaacaatgtttgcaaaaatagtttaaaataacatttttgaaaacatttaaaaaatattgttgtagtgtgttttcatacaaaacgatttaaaacgttatcatgacctttatataacccgacattttaatacacaaaaacgttttgaaaacgttttaaataagttatattttggcttttggtttaggtaaaacgttttaaaaaacgttttacctaaaccaaaagccaaaatataacttatttaaaacgttttcaaaacgtttttgtgtttgctgggtcattaCCCCGACTTTTATTTTTgaataagggggctatcatttttttcggaagggggggtcccaaagtcggcgtcaataaaattgcgccccctatttcggcaacaaaaattgtatAACCCACACCCCGATACACCTTACCcgctaaacaggctaaaattgtattgaaatcagtcattttgaataaataaaaaagaccctccgtggtcatcttgtgacttgtgactccctacattttgatcatcaaaacttttatgaccccctatttttctttccaaaaatttatgaccccctccttttccgaagaaaatgatagcccctaactACCATACATTCGAAGTATTGGCCCTTTGTCATAACGAACCTTCAGAGTAATAAAACTTCGGTAAATCGCTTATGTTTTGCATAGggtattttttcaccaaaaatgaaCAACATGAGAGGACGACCCATTAACATAGGCGGCAAAAGCTGCCGTGGACAGGGATCTCCTCTCGATCTCCCGTAAAAATCCTAATTGAAGAAAGAAAATGCTTCTGGATCGTAGTTTTCGCCCAAAACACTGCGTTTTGGGTGATAATAGCAAACTTCAGCTGAAACTTTTGTGCGCTTCGTGCGCAATTGCCCATCAAATATTAGGAACATTTAACTTAAACTTAATTTTGTGCTAAAATAGCTGAAATTGATAATTTTTTCGTGCGCGATTTCTCAGTAAGACTGCCACAAAATATGCTAAGTGTTAATGATACTGACATCACTGACCGGTAAGAAGTCAAAACTTTGTCTTTCTCAGAATCACCATACTCCAAAGATTTTGGTGCCTTTGGTACACAATGGTACAAGGCGTCCGCAGATTGAACGTCAGGTGGCCATAAGTCTCAGCTAGTCTCGATTCCCCCGACTGTTCAAAAACATTTGGCTCGATTCACCAGCCGCAACAGGTAAACCCTAATTGTTCCCCTACTGACTGACAAACGTGGGGTAGGGTGTCTTTACGCACACCACTGTACTGATATATTACTATTTATCTATGTACCATATTCTGTTCATGTTTCCTCTTATACACCAGGTTGTAAAGGGTGACATATTCTCGGAGAGTTCGTTGCAAGAACATATGTCAGGACATGATGCTGTACTTTCATGCCTAGGAAGTCATACTGGCTGGATGGCTGAAGTAACTCTGTATTCCGAGAGTATCAAGCCTATTGTAGGTGCTATGAGGGCAACGAACGTTTCACGATTTATAGGCATCACTTCTTGGTGTACTTCAGGTAGGGCGACTTGGTCTTAATCATAATGTGTGTCCTGCAGATCAAACAAAATATGCAGATTAAGTCATATATTTAAAAGCATCACTGTGATTAAGAACTTTTAATTACAGCTTTCAATAATTtgatgtaaaataaataaataaatttctgacttatatagcgcctttttacCATATCTAGGATTTAAAACACTGTAATTTCGTTGTCGTGGTGAATCATTACAATCAGGTCGTATCAACTATACTAGCCCATTAGCAGCCGAACATGGGCGCAAACCTATCTACACTTTAGATTGTAACATCGACCAAATATCTTTGCAGCTCccaaaattccattgggtgaattAAGTTTTAATAACGAAACAAGTAAAAAGGGACACGTGTATGCTTAAAGAGATGAAAGTTTGACAAGTACATGAGTTCTTATTTAGAGGAGGGCCATTAATTAGGCCGAATAAGGTACGTTGTATTTGCTAATTTTTCTCCCTTTAGATGATAAAGGGCCTTTTGTCATGGACTGGTTCATTAAACCTTTGTTCCTGAAGAAGATTAAAAAAGATATGGGTGCGATGGAGGAGTACATGATTGGATGTGAAGATATCAACTATACTATTGTTAAACCACCTGGACTAGGAAATGGAAATGTCACAGGTAAGATCgatttattgattaattaatgGATAAATTACATTATTGGATGAGTAAATTTTTAAGACCAAGAGATTGGAAAGAAGACtatattgactgattgattggttgattgggtCATTGCCTTTGTGATTGATATTGAAAGCAGCCTACTGTGAATAATTGGCAGTTCATGAATTGATTGTGTGCACGTGTAAGTGATTGGAAATCAGAATATTTTGATCATGAACTTCaaaatgttgattgattgattaatctattgattggttgattgattgattgattgattgattgattgattgatcgattgattgggTGGTTTTGCTTTGTGTTGATAAAGCCGGAATTTCTGTTGAAATCAACACTTATTGTAAaggttcattaattaattaaatgtttgattgattgattgattgattgattgattgattgatttgattgattgagcTTTGGTGACTGAAATAGTAAGTAATGGACCAAGATAATATTCCAGTAGACAAGTATTCGGTATTTAAAAATTAAGTAAGTAATTTGGTATtttatggtgtgttttttttttagagAAAAAGATCAAAACAGAGGTTGGGCAATATGTGAACGGAGGTGGCATTTCTATAGGAAGAGCAGATGTAGCAAGATTTATGATATCGTGTTTAAATACAGATGCGTGGGATAGAAAGCTGGTGTCTGTAGCATACTAATTATActaagatttatttattttactcacATTGTGCTATTCAACGTTGGAATAAACACACCGTGACTTTAATCTCGCACACAGGGGATATATTTCAATAGGAGGTACTCGGAATACATTTTGACCACTAGCTGTATATGGATTTTTTACCTAAACAAAATCTGCTTTGACAATTTTTGATCATTGAATTATCGGGACCCATTTGTTATATTTTGCCTAAAAAGtggctgatttgacagtttttgccccattttttttccaaatcgggacccatgtttaTAGGGATGTTTTTCTCCAATCGGGGTCCATGTTtagggatttctttcaaaaaagcGAGCTGGAGTGGTACATCCCCCGTATACCATACATACCGTTTCTAACTATAATtgaacctgagcgcaagaagaccgtaagtccacttggcccctcaacatgtacacACTCAAGTTGGGTAGACTAGTAAAGTTACgccgcagctattgttatttactcggcaacgtactcttAATCGTTGGAGGAGTAACTTGGCGAGTAAGCAAATCGATTCATATTatagatagaggagaaaatcattgatattgatgagatttcgaagtaaaaaataatatattttgcatTAGAGCGTATTCTGCCAGTGGAGCGTCTCGTATGCCGCACCGCAAACCTTTCAGAACATTTTAAGTCGTATATATAGTGCTTACGAATGCATGTTGGATTCCATATTCCATttgaatcttcagtagatagcataattatagTAGACCTACCATTTAAATTTTACTATAGAGTCAAAGTCCCGTTACTTTATGCGTTTATTTTATGCCTTAAAAATTTATAACATTATTGAATTCTATATACTACACTGAGTAATAATTCGAATCTATATAACTATTTTCATGTCTGgggaaaaatgtttttcaaaactcaagatatcttctatctaaaattatcttatttcaggATCACCCCAAACATCAAAAATGTCGaataattgcaagttttgtgccaaataaataTTCCCTTCACACGACTActacaactgaccctgatacgcgactgaacatgtaaactactttgaccccaaaatgatttttacaaaaaCTACACTGCTGAGTCCCCCACCCCCGGCGGGTTACCCCTTCTGAAATGGTGTGACAAAATGTATATCATAATCataaacctataggcctactacaaagcacgctaaatacactgatatggtatttagtttgtaccggggtatttagtAACATAACACTGCCTGTTGTTAAAATTGAATAACAattgaccgcgtggttaaaaacgtgatattaaaggtgctgattggGATATACTGCTCCATTAAcgaagatactaaagaagtagttactcgccagatacgcttcagcgcaagtcccaaaaatactagtttagtaagatacgcggcagttgcggagtatagttactaaagaagtaggctactaaactagtaagttacgcggatttggtgcactcagcggataaagttttaaaaaaacgtaATCCGCATTATGCACTTGGAAAGGGTTTTGAGACGAACTATATTCTATTAAATTCAGATGACCTAAGGCGACAGTGACTGAATTGATGGCTGAATCAATCTTTCTGGCATGGGCTGATCATTCCCAAACTGGGCATGTGTACCTCTGCAGATGAATAGAAAGGCCTAAGGCAGttgggtgacaactctctagtacAAAGGTTCCCTAAAGTccaaaggctccttagtccgaaaattcgctagtccgaacacgtaatttaccattcactagtccgaattctgaaataggttcgctagtccgaataggatatcgggttctctagtccgaatatagaataaggcttgcTAACCctaatctaaaccctaaccctaaactctaacactaaccataaccctaacctttattctatattcggactagagaaccttcggactagagaaccttcggactagcgacccttcggacaaG of Amphiura filiformis chromosome 14, Afil_fr2py, whole genome shotgun sequence contains these proteins:
- the LOC140170464 gene encoding flavin reductase (NADPH)-like: MVQGVRRLNVVKGDIFSESSLQEHMSGHDAVLSCLGSHTGWMAEVTLYSESIKPIVGAMRATNVSRFIGITSWCTSDDKGPFVMDWFIKPLFLKKIKKDMGAMEEYMIGCEDINYTIVKPPGLGNGNVTEKKIKTEVGQYVNGGGISIGRADVARFMISCLNTDAWDRKLVSVAY